From Micromonospora nigra, one genomic window encodes:
- a CDS encoding GNAT family N-acetyltransferase: MAAAHVLEKLGFLREGALREDCVVDGEVSDSWVYGLIRREWRPSSEPVPVR, translated from the coding sequence GTGGCGGCTGCCCACGTGCTGGAGAAGCTCGGGTTCCTGCGTGAAGGGGCGTTGCGGGAAGACTGCGTCGTGGACGGCGAGGTCTCCGACTCATGGGTCTACGGGCTGATCAGGCGGGAGTGGCGGCCGTCGTCCGAGCCGGTTCCCGTCCGCTGA
- the metH gene encoding methionine synthase yields the protein MRTSFIDALADRILVTDGAMGTMLQAADLTLDDFEGHEGCNEVLNVTRPDVVRGVHEAYLAAGADCVETNTFGANLANLGEYDIAHRIRELSEAGARIAREAADAYATPERPRYVLGSIGPGTKLPTLGHAAYATLRDAYAENAAGLIAGGADALIVETCQDLLQVKAAVVGSRRAMAEAGVSVPLICHVTVETTGTMLLGSEIGAALTAIEPLGVDLIGLNCATGPAEMSEHLRYLSQHARVPLSVMPNAGLPQLTADGAEYPLTPVELADALEQFVTGYGVSLVGGCCGTTPEHIRMVAERLHGARPAQRESRREAGVSSIYHHVPFAQDASVLMVGERTNANGSKAFREAMLAADWQACVEIARSQARDGSHLLDLCVDYVGRDGTADMRELAGRFATASTLPVMLDSTEPAVIEAGLEMLGGRCVVNSVNFEDGDGPQSRYARIMPVIREHGAAVVALLIDEEGQARTAQWKVRVAERLIGDLTGRWGMRREDILIDALTFPIATGQEETRRDGIETIEAIREIARRWPGVNFTLGISNISFGLNPAARQVLNSVFLHECVQAGLTSAIVHASKILPMSKIPDEQREVALDLVYDRRREGYDPVQRFIQVFEGVDAASARATRAEELAGLPLDERLRRRIIDGERNGLEADLDEAMAQGRTPLSIINDILLDGMKVVGELFGSGQMQLPFVLQSAEVMKTAVAYLEPHMDKADDGGKGRIVLATVKGDVHDIGKNLVDIILSNNGYEVVNIGIKQPITAILDAAQEHRADAIGMSGLLVKSTVIMKENLAEMAARGVAERWPVLLGGAALTRAYVEDDLRSVFPGQVHYARDAFEGLSLMDRVMAAKRGGAPVVDPQREAALAARRQRRERQRAVVTESLPELSDASVRSDVAVDVTVPTPPFLGTRVVKGVPLADYAALLDERATFLGQWGLRGARGGKGPSYEELVETEGRPRLRYWLDRLIADKVLEAAVVYGYFPAYSEGNDLVVLDEEGRAERARFSFPRQRQERRLCLADFFRPRGDQPDVVALQLVTVGQPVSEYAAKLFARNEYRDYLEVHGLSVQLTEALAEYWHRRIRAELTLPDGRTVADDDPADLAGLLRTDYRGCRYAFGYPACPDLEDRAKIVELLGAERIGVQLSEEFQLVPEQATDAIVVHHPEASYFNAK from the coding sequence GTGCGGACTTCGTTCATCGACGCCCTGGCCGACCGGATCCTCGTCACCGACGGGGCGATGGGCACCATGCTCCAGGCTGCCGACCTGACCCTCGACGACTTCGAGGGCCACGAGGGCTGCAACGAGGTGCTCAACGTGACCCGGCCCGACGTGGTGCGCGGCGTGCACGAGGCGTACCTGGCGGCCGGTGCCGACTGCGTGGAGACGAACACCTTCGGCGCAAACCTGGCCAATCTCGGCGAGTACGACATCGCGCACCGCATCCGGGAGCTGTCGGAGGCGGGTGCCCGGATCGCCCGCGAGGCGGCCGACGCGTACGCCACGCCCGAGCGGCCCCGCTACGTGCTCGGCTCGATCGGTCCCGGCACCAAGCTGCCCACCCTCGGCCACGCCGCGTACGCGACCCTGCGCGACGCGTACGCGGAGAACGCCGCCGGCCTGATCGCCGGTGGCGCGGACGCCCTGATCGTCGAGACCTGTCAGGACCTGTTGCAGGTCAAGGCCGCGGTGGTCGGTTCCCGGCGGGCGATGGCCGAGGCCGGCGTCAGCGTCCCGCTGATCTGTCACGTCACGGTGGAGACCACCGGCACCATGCTGCTGGGCAGCGAGATCGGCGCGGCGCTCACCGCGATCGAGCCTCTCGGGGTCGACCTGATCGGCCTGAACTGCGCGACCGGCCCGGCGGAGATGAGCGAACACCTGCGCTACCTGTCGCAGCACGCCCGGGTGCCGCTGTCGGTGATGCCGAACGCGGGTTTGCCGCAGCTCACCGCCGACGGCGCGGAGTACCCGCTGACCCCGGTCGAGCTGGCCGACGCCCTGGAGCAGTTCGTCACCGGCTACGGCGTCTCGCTCGTCGGCGGGTGCTGTGGCACCACGCCGGAACACATCCGGATGGTGGCCGAGCGGCTGCACGGTGCCCGGCCGGCGCAGCGCGAGTCCCGCCGGGAGGCCGGGGTCTCCTCGATCTACCACCACGTGCCGTTCGCGCAGGACGCGAGCGTGCTGATGGTGGGGGAGCGCACCAACGCCAACGGCTCGAAGGCGTTCCGGGAGGCGATGCTGGCCGCCGACTGGCAGGCCTGCGTGGAGATCGCCCGCAGCCAGGCCCGGGACGGCTCGCATCTGCTGGATCTGTGCGTCGACTACGTGGGCCGCGACGGCACCGCCGACATGCGCGAGCTGGCTGGCCGGTTCGCCACCGCGTCCACCCTGCCGGTCATGCTCGACTCGACCGAGCCGGCGGTGATCGAGGCCGGGCTGGAGATGCTCGGCGGCCGGTGCGTGGTCAACTCGGTGAACTTCGAGGACGGCGACGGCCCGCAGTCCCGGTACGCCCGGATCATGCCGGTGATCCGGGAGCACGGCGCGGCGGTGGTCGCGCTGCTGATCGACGAGGAGGGACAGGCCCGTACCGCGCAGTGGAAGGTCCGGGTCGCCGAGCGGCTCATCGGCGACCTGACGGGTCGGTGGGGGATGCGCCGGGAGGACATCCTCATCGACGCGCTGACCTTCCCGATCGCCACCGGTCAGGAGGAGACCCGCCGCGACGGCATCGAGACGATCGAGGCGATCCGGGAGATCGCCCGGCGCTGGCCGGGAGTCAACTTCACTCTGGGCATCTCCAACATCTCCTTCGGCCTGAACCCGGCGGCCCGGCAGGTGCTCAACTCGGTGTTCCTGCACGAGTGCGTGCAGGCGGGGCTGACCTCGGCGATCGTGCACGCCAGCAAGATCCTGCCGATGTCGAAGATCCCCGACGAGCAGCGCGAGGTCGCCCTCGACCTGGTCTACGACCGGCGCCGCGAGGGGTACGACCCGGTGCAGCGGTTCATCCAGGTCTTCGAGGGGGTCGACGCGGCGTCGGCGCGGGCGACGCGGGCGGAGGAGCTGGCCGGGTTGCCGCTGGACGAGCGGCTGCGGCGACGCATCATCGACGGTGAACGCAACGGCCTGGAGGCCGACCTGGACGAGGCGATGGCGCAGGGGCGCACCCCGCTGTCCATCATCAACGACATCCTGCTCGACGGGATGAAGGTGGTCGGCGAGCTGTTCGGCTCCGGGCAGATGCAGTTGCCGTTCGTGTTGCAGTCCGCCGAGGTGATGAAGACCGCGGTGGCCTACCTGGAACCCCACATGGACAAGGCCGACGACGGTGGCAAGGGCCGGATCGTCCTGGCCACGGTCAAGGGCGACGTGCACGACATCGGCAAGAACCTGGTCGACATCATCCTGTCCAACAACGGCTACGAGGTGGTGAACATCGGCATCAAGCAGCCGATCACCGCGATCCTCGACGCCGCGCAGGAACACCGCGCCGACGCCATCGGCATGTCCGGGCTGCTGGTCAAGAGCACGGTCATCATGAAGGAGAACCTGGCCGAGATGGCTGCGCGCGGGGTCGCGGAGCGTTGGCCGGTGCTGTTGGGTGGCGCGGCGCTGACCCGGGCGTACGTGGAGGACGACCTGCGGTCGGTGTTCCCCGGTCAGGTGCACTACGCCCGGGACGCGTTCGAGGGCCTGTCCCTGATGGACCGGGTGATGGCGGCCAAGCGCGGCGGCGCGCCGGTGGTGGACCCGCAGCGGGAGGCGGCACTGGCGGCCCGCCGGCAGCGTCGTGAGCGGCAGCGGGCGGTTGTCACCGAGTCCCTGCCGGAGTTGAGCGACGCGTCGGTGCGGTCGGACGTGGCCGTCGACGTCACCGTGCCGACGCCGCCGTTCCTGGGCACCCGCGTGGTGAAGGGGGTGCCGCTGGCCGACTACGCGGCGCTGCTCGACGAGCGGGCCACCTTCCTCGGGCAGTGGGGGCTGCGTGGCGCGCGGGGCGGCAAGGGCCCGTCCTACGAGGAACTGGTCGAGACGGAGGGCCGGCCACGGCTGCGGTACTGGCTGGACCGCCTCATCGCCGACAAGGTGCTGGAGGCGGCTGTGGTGTACGGCTACTTCCCGGCGTACTCCGAGGGCAACGACCTGGTGGTGCTCGACGAGGAGGGGCGGGCGGAGCGGGCCCGGTTCTCGTTCCCCCGACAGCGGCAGGAGCGGCGGTTGTGCCTGGCCGACTTCTTCCGCCCGCGCGGCGACCAACCGGACGTGGTGGCGTTGCAGCTGGTGACGGTCGGCCAGCCGGTCAGCGAGTACGCGGCGAAGCTGTTCGCCCGCAACGAGTACCGCGACTACCTGGAGGTGCACGGCCTGTCGGTGCAGCTCACCGAGGCCCTGGCCGAGTACTGGCACCGGCGGATCCGGGCGGAGCTGACCCTGCCGGACGGTCGAACGGTCGCCGACGACGACCCGGCCGACCTGGCGGGTCTGCTGCGCACCGACTACCGGGGCTGCCGGTACGCGTTCGGCTACCCGGCCTGCCCGGACCTGGAGGACCGCGCGAAGATCGTGGAGCTGCTGGGTGCGGAACGGATCGGGGTGCAGCTGTCGGAGGAGTTCCAGCTGGTCCCGGAGCAGGCCACCGACGCGATCGTGGTGCACCACCCCGAGGCCAGCTACTTCAACGCCAAGTGA
- a CDS encoding GntR family transcriptional regulator, whose product MQINPGAAEFPHRQIAAQLKAQVRRGDWGPGERLPSIPAIAEMFGVAKQTVQRAVDQLRVEGILITKPGSGTYVRGTRRRLNRLSRGRYGGFRGYHTDLAARYRQHLVSVGRSPAPPEVADAFGVADGTDLLCRRHLVRTEDSPVEVGASWFLPADTAGTSLERAEAFGRPLYQEAEEATGRRYASATDTISARQPSREEAEILQIRPDTPVLHLLHVAYDDRRKPIEVAQATWPGPVTTLTEEYRIPGPAPEPDPDPGLVLG is encoded by the coding sequence TTGCAGATCAATCCGGGAGCCGCCGAGTTCCCCCACCGGCAGATCGCCGCACAGCTCAAGGCCCAGGTGCGCCGCGGGGACTGGGGGCCGGGCGAGCGGCTGCCCTCCATCCCGGCCATCGCCGAGATGTTCGGGGTGGCCAAGCAGACGGTGCAACGCGCCGTCGACCAGCTCCGCGTCGAGGGCATCCTGATCACCAAGCCCGGCTCCGGCACGTACGTCCGGGGCACCCGGCGACGGCTCAACCGGCTGTCCCGGGGCCGCTACGGTGGCTTTCGCGGCTACCACACCGACCTGGCCGCCCGGTACCGCCAGCACCTCGTCTCCGTCGGCCGCTCCCCCGCCCCACCGGAGGTGGCCGACGCGTTCGGGGTGGCCGACGGCACGGACCTGCTGTGCCGCCGGCACCTGGTGCGTACCGAGGACTCACCGGTCGAGGTGGGCGCCTCCTGGTTCCTGCCCGCCGACACCGCCGGCACCTCGCTGGAGCGGGCCGAGGCGTTCGGCCGGCCGCTCTACCAGGAGGCCGAGGAGGCCACCGGCCGACGTTACGCGTCGGCCACCGACACGATCAGCGCCCGCCAGCCCAGCCGGGAGGAGGCCGAGATCCTCCAGATCCGCCCCGACACTCCTGTGCTGCACCTGCTGCACGTGGCCTACGACGACCGCCGCAAGCCGATCGAGGTGGCCCAGGCCACCTGGCCCGGCCCGGTCACCACGCTGACCGAGGAGTACCGGATCCCCGGGCCGGCCCCCGAACCGGACCCCGACCCCGGCCTGGTCCTGGGCTGA
- a CDS encoding MSMEG_4193 family putative phosphomutase, translating to MGRVATLLLLRHGRTTANADGGLAGRQPVELDDTGRAQAAAVGERLRGLPLAAVVTSPLIRCRQTLELALPQAVPIVEDGLIECGYGAWEGQPLRKLAKEPLWPVVQQHPSAAVFPDGEAMAAMAARAVAAVRSWDARLTAEHGPEAVWLACSHGDVIKAIVADALGVHLDLFQRIVADPASVTAIRYTPLRPFLIRLNDTGGDLSGLVPPPRRKRRRTARAESDAAVGGGAGAAPR from the coding sequence GTGGGCAGGGTGGCGACGCTTCTGCTTCTGCGGCACGGCCGCACCACTGCCAACGCCGACGGCGGGCTTGCCGGCCGACAGCCGGTCGAGCTGGACGACACCGGGCGGGCGCAGGCCGCCGCGGTGGGTGAGCGGCTGCGTGGGCTGCCGCTGGCGGCGGTGGTGACCAGCCCGCTGATCCGCTGCCGGCAGACCCTGGAGTTGGCGTTGCCGCAGGCCGTGCCGATTGTCGAGGACGGCCTGATCGAGTGCGGCTACGGCGCCTGGGAAGGGCAGCCGCTGAGGAAGCTGGCGAAGGAGCCGCTGTGGCCGGTGGTGCAGCAGCACCCCAGCGCGGCGGTCTTCCCGGACGGGGAGGCGATGGCCGCGATGGCGGCCCGGGCGGTGGCGGCGGTGCGGTCCTGGGACGCGCGCCTGACCGCCGAGCACGGGCCGGAGGCGGTGTGGCTCGCGTGCAGCCACGGTGACGTGATCAAGGCGATCGTCGCGGACGCGCTGGGCGTACACCTCGACCTGTTCCAGCGCATCGTCGCGGATCCGGCCTCGGTGACGGCGATCCGCTACACCCCGCTGCGGCCGTTCCTGATCCGCCTCAACGACACCGGCGGTGATCTGTCCGGCCTGGTGCCGCCGCCGCGCAGGAAACGACGTCGGACCGCCCGCGCCGAGTCGGACGCCGCGGTGGGCGGCGGAGCGGGTGCGGCGCCGCGGTGA
- a CDS encoding SCO1664 family protein, which yields MTSSDLAPRRDGTAALRLLRDGELEVEGRLVDASNTTLRGVLTHGATTARCVYKPVRGERPLWDFPDGTLAGREVAAYLVSRATGWDLVPPTVLREGPFGPGSCQLWIDEPAGVEPLVGFVPADALPPRWFPIAAARDDDGNPYALAHADDPRLARLAVLDAVINNADRKGGHVLLGPDDRVYGVDHGVSFHVEEKLRTVLWGWAGRQLPPDVIEVLDGLARQLGADLGDELSEHLTAGEVAELSGRVARLRDAGRFPQPPRDWPAVPWPPM from the coding sequence GTGACCTCGTCCGACCTGGCACCCCGGCGGGACGGCACCGCCGCGCTCCGGTTGCTGCGCGACGGTGAGCTGGAGGTCGAGGGTCGGCTGGTCGACGCGTCGAACACGACGCTGCGTGGCGTGCTCACCCACGGCGCGACGACGGCACGGTGCGTGTACAAGCCGGTGCGCGGGGAGCGTCCACTGTGGGACTTCCCGGACGGCACCCTCGCCGGCCGGGAAGTCGCCGCGTACCTGGTCTCCCGGGCCACCGGATGGGATCTGGTGCCGCCCACGGTGTTGCGGGAGGGGCCGTTCGGTCCCGGTTCGTGCCAGCTGTGGATCGACGAGCCGGCGGGCGTGGAGCCGTTGGTCGGGTTCGTTCCCGCGGACGCGTTGCCGCCCCGCTGGTTCCCGATCGCGGCGGCCCGCGACGACGACGGCAACCCCTACGCCCTCGCGCACGCCGACGATCCTCGGCTGGCCCGCCTCGCCGTGCTCGACGCCGTGATCAACAACGCCGACCGCAAGGGCGGGCACGTGCTGCTCGGCCCGGACGACCGGGTGTACGGGGTGGACCACGGGGTCAGCTTCCACGTCGAGGAGAAGTTGCGCACCGTGCTGTGGGGTTGGGCCGGCCGACAGTTGCCGCCCGACGTGATCGAGGTGCTCGACGGCCTCGCCCGGCAGCTCGGCGCGGATCTCGGTGACGAGCTCTCCGAGCACCTGACGGCGGGCGAGGTGGCGGAGCTGTCGGGGCGGGTGGCGCGGTTGCGCGACGCGGGGCGGTTCCCGCAGCCGCCGAGGGACTGGCCGGCGGTGCCCTGGCCACCCATGTGA
- a CDS encoding PAC2 family protein, translating into MTEFDGLPVLRSPVAICAFEGWNDAADASTAAVEHLEQVWQAREVTELDPEDFYDFQVSRPTITMADGATRRIEWPTTRFMVASPEGTDRDVVLIRGIEPSMRWRTFCEQVLEICHSLEVERVVLLGALLADVPYTRPLPISGSASDAEAAQRYQLTPTRYDGPTGIVGVLHDACSRAEVDAVSFWVHVPHYANNPPCPKATLALLHRVEEVLDLPVPMADLAEEAAEWEQRVRSAAEQDAELGEYVRELEERVGDAGITPLTGDEIAQEFEKYLRRRGGSAGPTAGSW; encoded by the coding sequence GTGACGGAGTTCGACGGGCTGCCGGTGCTGCGGTCTCCCGTGGCCATCTGCGCCTTCGAAGGCTGGAACGACGCCGCCGACGCCTCGACCGCCGCCGTGGAGCACCTGGAACAGGTCTGGCAGGCCCGCGAGGTCACCGAACTCGACCCGGAGGACTTCTACGACTTCCAGGTCAGCCGGCCGACCATCACCATGGCCGACGGCGCGACCCGCCGGATCGAGTGGCCGACCACCCGGTTCATGGTGGCCAGCCCCGAGGGCACCGACCGCGACGTGGTGCTCATCCGCGGCATCGAGCCGAGCATGCGGTGGCGCACGTTCTGCGAGCAGGTGCTGGAGATCTGCCACAGCCTCGAGGTCGAGCGGGTGGTGCTGCTCGGCGCGCTGCTCGCCGACGTGCCGTACACCCGGCCCCTGCCGATCAGCGGATCGGCCTCCGACGCCGAGGCCGCGCAGCGTTACCAGCTCACCCCCACCCGCTACGACGGCCCGACCGGCATCGTCGGCGTGCTGCACGACGCCTGTTCCCGCGCCGAGGTCGACGCGGTGTCGTTCTGGGTGCACGTGCCGCACTACGCCAACAACCCGCCCTGCCCGAAGGCCACCCTGGCTCTGCTGCACCGGGTCGAGGAGGTGCTCGACCTGCCGGTGCCGATGGCCGACCTGGCCGAGGAGGCCGCGGAGTGGGAGCAGCGGGTGCGCAGCGCCGCCGAGCAGGACGCGGAGCTGGGCGAGTACGTGCGGGAGCTGGAGGAACGGGTCGGTGACGCCGGCATCACCCCGTTGACCGGGGACGAGATCGCCCAGGAGTTCGAGAAGTACCTGCGCCGTCGGGGTGGTTCCGCCGGCCCCACCGCCGGTTCCTGGTAA
- a CDS encoding neutral zinc metallopeptidase: MATRGGRGPLVGLTLALVAAAGCLAPGLTDPQGQPGPVPSGGTAGPPGVQQTRADGTDTVEEFREDVADAQRTAERYWAQQFRAFGRSFQPIRQIVPYQRDGEVSCGGQEVPRNNAVYCTLSDYIAYDINWSFGAFRQVGDAFVFYLIGHEYAHGIQIRLGIRYSFTIQQELQADCMAGAYLGDSVRDGRLTVEDGDLEEFRDGLLAVGDDPDQPWFAEGAHGTPEQRVEAFFRGYESGLSACGLG; encoded by the coding sequence GTGGCGACACGTGGGGGACGCGGACCGCTCGTCGGGCTGACGCTGGCGCTGGTGGCTGCCGCCGGGTGCCTGGCACCCGGTCTGACCGACCCGCAGGGGCAGCCCGGCCCCGTGCCGAGCGGCGGGACGGCGGGGCCGCCCGGCGTGCAGCAGACCCGCGCCGACGGTACCGACACCGTCGAGGAGTTCAGAGAGGACGTGGCGGACGCGCAGCGCACCGCCGAGCGGTACTGGGCGCAGCAGTTCCGCGCGTTCGGGCGGTCGTTCCAGCCGATCCGGCAGATCGTTCCCTATCAGCGGGACGGCGAGGTCTCCTGCGGTGGGCAGGAGGTGCCCCGTAACAACGCCGTCTACTGCACGCTCAGCGACTACATCGCCTACGACATCAACTGGTCGTTCGGCGCGTTCCGGCAGGTCGGTGACGCGTTCGTGTTCTATCTGATCGGGCACGAGTACGCCCACGGAATCCAGATCCGCCTCGGCATCCGCTACTCGTTCACCATCCAGCAGGAACTGCAGGCCGACTGCATGGCCGGGGCGTACCTGGGTGACTCGGTCCGCGATGGCCGGCTGACCGTGGAGGACGGTGACCTTGAGGAGTTCCGCGACGGTCTGCTCGCCGTCGGTGACGACCCTGACCAGCCCTGGTTCGCCGAGGGCGCGCACGGAACCCCCGAACAACGGGTCGAGGCGTTCTTCCGGGGTTACGAGTCCGGTCTGTCGGCCTGTGGGCTGGGGTGA
- a CDS encoding HAD family hydrolase translates to MLFDMDGTLVDSEKLWDVALQELAAVYGGVLSAAARRAIIGTSMADAMRILHDDLGQPHRDPQASAAWIDARILELFRTGLRWRPGALALLRAVRTAGIPTALVTSSGRPLVEVALDTLGRDSFDVVVCGDEVDAAKPHPEPYLTAARLLGVPIGRCVAIEDSPTGVASALASGAAVLAVPAEVPLGPLDGVHQLDSLTSADLELLAALLGEPPVDA, encoded by the coding sequence GTGCTGTTCGACATGGACGGCACGTTGGTCGACAGCGAGAAGCTGTGGGACGTGGCGTTGCAGGAGTTGGCCGCCGTCTACGGTGGCGTGCTGTCCGCCGCCGCCCGCCGGGCGATCATCGGTACCAGCATGGCCGATGCGATGCGCATCCTGCACGACGACCTCGGCCAGCCGCACCGGGATCCGCAGGCCAGCGCAGCGTGGATCGACGCCCGGATCCTGGAGCTGTTCCGCACCGGCCTGCGGTGGCGGCCGGGGGCGCTGGCCCTGCTGCGGGCGGTCCGCACGGCGGGCATCCCCACCGCCCTGGTCACCTCCAGTGGTCGGCCCCTGGTGGAGGTGGCGCTGGACACCCTGGGTCGGGACAGCTTCGACGTGGTGGTCTGTGGTGACGAGGTGGACGCCGCCAAGCCGCACCCCGAGCCGTACCTGACCGCGGCGCGGCTGTTGGGGGTGCCGATCGGCCGCTGCGTGGCGATCGAGGACTCGCCGACCGGGGTGGCCAGCGCGTTGGCCTCCGGGGCGGCGGTGCTGGCGGTGCCGGCGGAGGTGCCGCTGGGCCCGCTCGACGGCGTACACCAGCTGGACAGCCTCACCTCAGCGGACCTGGAACTGCTCGCCGCGCTGCTCGGCGAGCCGCCGGTCGACGCCTGA
- a CDS encoding DUF3090 domain-containing protein — protein MSHQVHAFEPPERFVAGTVGAPGERTFFLQARGGGRLVSVALEKVQVSLLAEKLEELLSEAQRRFGVELPDAAPAPGDNEPLDTPVDEEFRVGTLGLAFDVDTATVVIEAIAVGEIEADDVELGEAVVDDDDEDDDVVVEPDDDLDRLRVRLTPEATREFIERARRVVNAGRPPCPLCGQPLDPAGHLCPRNNGYHR, from the coding sequence ATGAGCCACCAGGTGCACGCCTTCGAGCCGCCGGAGCGGTTCGTCGCCGGGACGGTCGGGGCGCCCGGAGAGCGCACGTTCTTCCTCCAGGCGCGCGGTGGCGGCCGGCTGGTCAGCGTCGCGTTGGAGAAGGTCCAGGTCTCCCTGCTGGCCGAGAAGCTGGAGGAGTTGCTGTCCGAGGCGCAGCGCCGGTTCGGCGTGGAGCTGCCCGACGCCGCCCCCGCCCCCGGCGACAACGAGCCGCTGGACACACCGGTCGACGAGGAGTTCCGGGTCGGCACTCTCGGCCTGGCCTTCGACGTGGACACGGCCACCGTGGTGATCGAGGCGATCGCCGTCGGGGAGATCGAGGCCGACGACGTCGAGCTGGGCGAGGCGGTCGTCGACGACGACGACGAGGACGACGACGTCGTCGTCGAGCCGGACGACGACCTGGACCGGCTGCGGGTGCGCCTCACCCCCGAGGCGACCCGTGAGTTCATCGAACGCGCCCGTCGTGTGGTCAACGCCGGCCGTCCGCCCTGCCCGCTGTGCGGCCAGCCGTTGGATCCGGCCGGTCATCTCTGCCCCCGGAACAACGGCTACCACCGGTGA
- the mshC gene encoding cysteine--1-D-myo-inosityl 2-amino-2-deoxy-alpha-D-glucopyranoside ligase — protein sequence MESWVGHEVPRLPGRGGPVRLYDSARQGVHPSVPAGPAGMYVCGITPYDATHLGHAATMITFDLVQRMWRDAGHEVRYVQNVTDIDDPLLERAARDGEDWKVLAMRETALFREDMEALRIIPPAHYVGAVESIPDIADKVLVLLKDGAAYRLDDGTGDVYFDVSAAPAFGYESNLDRAQMREIFPERGGDPDRAGKRDPLDPLLWRGARPDEPSWPGGDLGPGRPGWHIECAVIALNLLGDRIDVQGGGNDLLFPHHECSAAHAERLTGVAPFAGHYVHAGMIGLNGEKMSKSKGNLVFVSRLRADRVDPMAVRLGLMAGHYRADRAWTDDLLSAAQRRLERWRRAAAVTAGPSGEGFLAGVRARLTDDLDTAGALALADDWADGALAGVGDDPHAPALFGTTLDALLGIRL from the coding sequence ATGGAGTCTTGGGTGGGTCACGAGGTGCCACGGCTGCCGGGTCGCGGCGGTCCGGTGCGGTTGTACGACTCGGCGCGGCAGGGCGTGCATCCCAGCGTCCCGGCCGGCCCGGCGGGAATGTACGTCTGCGGCATCACCCCCTACGACGCCACCCACCTCGGTCACGCCGCCACCATGATCACCTTCGATCTGGTGCAGCGGATGTGGCGCGACGCCGGGCACGAGGTGCGCTACGTGCAGAACGTCACCGACATCGACGACCCGCTGCTGGAACGGGCGGCCCGCGACGGCGAGGACTGGAAGGTCCTGGCGATGCGGGAGACCGCCCTGTTCCGGGAGGACATGGAGGCCCTGCGGATCATCCCACCGGCCCACTACGTCGGCGCCGTGGAGTCGATCCCGGACATCGCCGACAAGGTCCTCGTGCTGCTCAAGGACGGTGCGGCGTACCGGCTCGACGACGGCACCGGCGACGTCTACTTCGACGTCTCCGCCGCCCCGGCCTTCGGCTACGAGTCCAACCTCGACCGGGCGCAGATGCGGGAGATCTTCCCCGAGCGTGGTGGCGATCCCGACCGGGCCGGCAAGCGTGACCCGCTCGATCCGCTGCTGTGGCGCGGTGCTCGGCCCGACGAGCCGTCCTGGCCGGGCGGTGACCTGGGTCCGGGGCGTCCCGGTTGGCACATCGAGTGCGCGGTGATCGCGTTGAACCTGCTCGGCGACCGGATCGACGTGCAGGGTGGCGGCAACGACCTGCTCTTCCCGCACCACGAGTGTTCCGCCGCGCACGCCGAGCGGCTCACCGGCGTCGCGCCGTTCGCCGGTCACTACGTGCACGCCGGCATGATCGGCCTGAACGGCGAGAAGATGTCGAAGTCCAAGGGCAACCTGGTGTTCGTGTCCCGGCTGCGGGCCGACCGGGTCGACCCGATGGCCGTGCGGCTCGGCCTGATGGCCGGCCACTACCGCGCCGACCGAGCCTGGACCGACGACCTGCTCAGCGCCGCGCAGCGTCGTCTGGAGCGGTGGCGGCGGGCCGCCGCGGTCACCGCCGGGCCGTCGGGGGAGGGCTTCCTGGCGGGGGTACGCGCGCGGCTCACCGACGATCTGGACACCGCGGGTGCCCTGGCCCTGGCCGACGACTGGGCCGACGGGGCCCTGGCCGGCGTGGGTGACGATCCGCATGCCCCGGCCCTGTTCGGCACCACGCTCGACGCCCTGCTCGGCATCCGGCTCTAG